Genomic segment of Veillonella parvula DSM 2008:
CGGGTAGCGTTGTAATACAAACATATAATCCTTTAAATTATGCTATAATAAAGAGCAAGGCTCATGATTATATAGGCTTTTACAATGAAGAAATTAAAAATCGTAAAGCTTTAGGATATCCTCCATTTCGCGAAATGATTCATATGGTAGTGCGTCATCAAGATATGAAAACATTAGAGTCTATAGCAAATCGTATTGTCGATGACTTGGAGTCTTATAAAGGAAATCAGGATATTTTGATTAATGGTCCTTATGAAGCGCCTATAAAAAAAGTGCGCGATATGTATCGTTTAGCTATTATGATTCGCGGTACAGATTTAACAAATTTGAAAGAATATATATATAACTCATGGATTTTCACGCAAGAAGGACTGCTGATTGACGTGGATCCCGTGTAGTGTAGGAGTATCAATGGCTGTATTAGATGTTGTGAAAGCAGGTCATCCCGTTTTAAAACAAGTGGCGGAACCTGTAGAACATGTTAATAAAAAACTTAGAGTCCTTATCGATGATATGGCTGAAACTATGTATAAGACTGAAGGAGTTGGTCTTGCAGCACCTCAAGTGGCTGTAGCTAAACGTATTATCGTTGTAGATGACCAATCTGGTAGTGGTCTTATTGCGCTAATTAACCCTGAAATCACTCATGCTGAAGGTTCTCAAGTTGGACCTGAAGGATGCTTAAGTGTGCCAGGATATTTCGGAGATGTGGAACGATTTAATAAAGTCACCGTTAAAGGTATTGATCCACATAATAAGAAGGTAACTATAAAAGCTGAAGGTTTTTTGGCGCGTATTTTCCAACATGAAATTGATCACTTGGAAGGTCATTTGTTTATTGAAAAAGCAACTAACTTACGATTAATTACTGATCATCCAGAGGAGAAAGAAATTGTCTGATAATAAACAATTACGCATCGTTTTTATGG
This window contains:
- the def gene encoding peptide deformylase, which gives rise to MAVLDVVKAGHPVLKQVAEPVEHVNKKLRVLIDDMAETMYKTEGVGLAAPQVAVAKRIIVVDDQSGSGLIALINPEITHAEGSQVGPEGCLSVPGYFGDVERFNKVTVKGIDPHNKKVTIKAEGFLARIFQHEIDHLEGHLFIEKATNLRLITDHPEEKEIV